Proteins encoded in a region of the Photobacterium profundum SS9 genome:
- a CDS encoding DUF3306 domain-containing protein yields the protein MATNFFQRWSSRKLTAKEEHEEPTSNDAAYVESELGESAETVEADVTDSSESLIDATEDKILTIEDAADVTFDSGVASFLKQGVDKAVKKAALQKLFHSDEFNYISDMDDHTEDFSNIPTLDPNVAKQLRGWVNNVSESIKKVTDALDDGKENAGGDLTDANLITDASTALEDEAENLTTADEATIDETLSQELPQELSQIEIAEETDTTEELAEGESIPTSLSQLDKEDDLLVATETHNN from the coding sequence AGAGCATGAAGAGCCAACTAGCAATGATGCTGCTTATGTTGAATCTGAACTCGGTGAATCTGCAGAGACGGTTGAAGCTGATGTAACAGACTCATCTGAATCATTGATTGATGCTACTGAAGATAAGATTTTAACGATAGAAGATGCAGCGGATGTCACGTTTGATAGTGGTGTTGCCTCTTTCTTAAAGCAAGGTGTTGATAAAGCAGTTAAAAAGGCAGCCTTGCAGAAACTGTTTCACTCAGATGAATTCAACTATATCAGTGATATGGATGATCACACCGAGGATTTCTCGAATATTCCAACGCTAGATCCTAACGTAGCAAAGCAACTGCGTGGTTGGGTGAATAATGTATCTGAAAGCATTAAGAAAGTAACAGATGCATTAGATGATGGAAAAGAAAATGCTGGTGGTGATCTTACTGACGCAAACCTTATTACAGATGCTAGCACTGCGTTAGAAGATGAAGCTGAAAATCTTACTACGGCTGATGAAGCGACAATTGATGAAACATTATCACAAGAGCTGCCTCAAGAACTGTCACAAATAGAGATAGCAGAAGAAACAGATACAACAGAGGAATTAGCCGAAGGTGAGTCTATCCCTACCTCTTTATCTCAGCTTGATAAAGAAGATGACTTACTTGTCGCGACAGAAACCCACAACAATTAA
- a CDS encoding 4Fe-4S dicluster domain-containing protein translates to MLKSTLEAFSDTNGQARLNAITGTVELSNLIPPTVSYESRGDLLIIGAQDSIATLANQFSALHSVTLLATEKTAIDESSTSTKAEKCANLYFSKEVAIKGYLGAFEVTCRVDGTITESSITENKITETKANLAKVAIGRDCFDLVLDMTKKGIVATEIPAPGYYPVGAGKAKLANVIEELPTMLGTFDKPKYFRLDPDLCAHSSRGVNGCNRCVDACPAGALSSIGHAIEINPYLCQGVGTCATACPTEAITYALPDPEKTQNFVHRLLARYQEEGGEKPTILFYGNRDEETITQALTTLPSNVVPIALEELATVGVDTWFSALVYGAHQVLLATNTAYIPATIDRVLADELSIANNFLTALGYEENRITLFDLSTGEPATADSFTAFEKPLIAVTQPQIFADQLSGTKREKLFAALERLYANSPEQPEYSTVPDNAPYGSVECKTDDCTLCMSCVAVCPTRAFHAVGGRPGLQLIEEDCIQCGLCEKACPEKVLTLKPGFNWNAETRKAAVVVHEEEAACCTSCGKAFAPASMVKMLTEKLQSHSQFQGDAIRRLAMCEDCRVRDIFSNMEDDPESQLRV, encoded by the coding sequence ATGTTAAAAAGTACACTAGAAGCATTTTCTGATACGAATGGTCAAGCTCGACTGAATGCCATTACTGGCACAGTAGAATTGTCGAATTTGATTCCCCCTACGGTTTCTTATGAGAGTCGTGGTGATTTATTGATCATCGGTGCTCAAGATTCGATTGCAACACTGGCAAACCAATTTTCAGCACTTCACTCTGTAACGCTTCTTGCGACAGAAAAGACGGCGATCGATGAATCGTCAACGTCAACGAAAGCTGAAAAATGTGCAAATTTGTATTTCAGTAAAGAGGTTGCCATTAAAGGTTACCTTGGCGCGTTTGAAGTGACATGTCGTGTAGACGGAACCATTACAGAAAGCAGTATTACAGAAAACAAAATTACAGAAACTAAAGCCAACCTTGCGAAAGTGGCGATTGGTCGTGATTGTTTTGATCTTGTATTAGACATGACGAAAAAAGGGATTGTGGCCACTGAAATTCCTGCCCCGGGTTATTACCCTGTTGGCGCAGGTAAAGCTAAGTTGGCTAATGTGATTGAAGAACTGCCTACTATGTTAGGTACGTTTGATAAGCCTAAATACTTCCGATTAGATCCTGATCTTTGTGCGCACTCGTCTCGTGGTGTAAATGGTTGTAATCGTTGTGTTGATGCATGTCCTGCAGGTGCCTTATCAAGCATTGGTCACGCAATCGAAATTAACCCTTATCTTTGTCAGGGGGTGGGAACATGTGCAACGGCTTGTCCTACTGAAGCGATTACATATGCATTGCCTGATCCTGAAAAAACGCAAAATTTTGTGCATCGTTTACTTGCGCGTTATCAAGAAGAGGGGGGGGAAAAACCAACGATCCTTTTTTATGGTAACCGTGATGAAGAAACCATTACTCAAGCACTGACGACACTTCCTTCAAATGTTGTGCCTATTGCGTTGGAAGAGTTAGCGACTGTTGGTGTTGATACTTGGTTTAGTGCATTGGTTTATGGTGCGCATCAAGTTTTACTTGCAACTAATACGGCTTATATTCCAGCAACGATTGATCGTGTTTTGGCTGATGAACTTTCGATTGCCAATAACTTTTTAACGGCACTGGGTTATGAAGAAAATCGAATTACGCTGTTTGACTTATCTACAGGTGAGCCAGCAACTGCTGATTCATTTACTGCATTTGAGAAACCACTTATTGCGGTTACACAACCTCAAATATTTGCAGATCAATTATCAGGTACTAAGCGTGAGAAATTGTTTGCAGCACTTGAACGACTATACGCCAATAGCCCAGAGCAACCTGAATATTCAACTGTGCCTGACAATGCACCTTATGGTTCTGTTGAATGTAAAACGGATGATTGCACATTGTGTATGAGTTGTGTGGCGGTTTGTCCTACACGTGCATTTCATGCTGTGGGTGGTCGCCCAGGATTACAACTTATTGAAGAAGATTGTATTCAATGTGGCTTATGTGAAAAGGCATGTCCGGAAAAGGTTCTTACATTAAAACCAGGCTTTAATTGGAATGCCGAAACACGTAAAGCCGCTGTTGTGGTTCATGAAGAAGAAGCGGCTTGCTGTACAAGTTGTGGTAAAGCATTTGCTCCTGCATCCATGGTGAAAATGTTGACGGAGAAATTACAGAGCCACTCTCAATTTCAAGGGGATGCGATTCGTCGTTTAGCTATGTGTGAAGATTGTCGGGTGCGCGATATTTTTTCAAACATGGAAGACGATCCTGAAAGTCAGCTAAGGGTATAG